From Nitrospirota bacterium, the proteins below share one genomic window:
- a CDS encoding beta-ketoacyl-[acyl-carrier-protein] synthase family protein gives MKPVIVSADMLTPYGRGTDACWKGLLSGQSALSRVSRFKTAAFHSDYAGIISGLRYHERESLVMQMLRTLFAGTAVPEDAKLMLATTKGEIDLLEQSMLENKGDVEEAIVSRLISKVAELTSAKGGGLVLSAACTSSAAAAAQAAAMVRNGHADCVLVVACDSVTEFIVSGFSSLMALDKQPARPFDRNRAGLNVGEAAAYALIMSEERAVREGRPVLGTIAGWGLSDDANHMTGPSRESEGLVLAIRKAFVSAGIRPADVGLIAAHGTGTVYNDQMEMRAFRAVFTDGPRPVYSIKGGIGHTMGAAGLVEMLIAQRALREGIVPPTVNLIEVDDDARGWASDRPQPVRSRSLALMTNAGFSGINTALVLDL, from the coding sequence AGCGCCCTATCGCGGGTCAGTCGTTTCAAAACCGCGGCGTTCCACTCTGACTATGCGGGTATCATCAGCGGTCTGCGGTACCACGAACGGGAATCACTGGTCATGCAGATGTTGCGGACCCTGTTTGCAGGAACAGCCGTCCCCGAAGACGCGAAACTTATGCTGGCAACGACCAAAGGGGAGATTGACCTGCTCGAACAGAGCATGCTTGAGAACAAGGGCGATGTTGAGGAAGCAATTGTCAGCAGGCTCATCAGCAAGGTGGCCGAACTGACCTCCGCCAAGGGCGGCGGGCTGGTGCTTTCGGCTGCCTGCACGTCATCAGCCGCGGCGGCTGCGCAGGCAGCTGCCATGGTCAGGAACGGACACGCTGACTGCGTGCTCGTGGTTGCCTGCGACAGCGTGACTGAATTTATTGTTTCCGGTTTTTCCTCGCTCATGGCGCTGGACAAACAGCCTGCACGGCCCTTTGACAGGAACCGGGCAGGCCTGAACGTGGGCGAGGCCGCGGCCTATGCGCTTATTATGAGCGAAGAACGCGCGGTCCGCGAGGGCCGTCCTGTTCTCGGGACGATAGCAGGCTGGGGTCTGAGCGATGACGCGAACCACATGACCGGCCCGTCTCGCGAGAGCGAAGGCCTTGTCCTGGCCATCAGGAAGGCGTTTGTGTCCGCCGGCATCCGTCCTGCTGATGTGGGGCTTATCGCCGCGCACGGCACCGGGACCGTGTACAACGACCAGATGGAGATGCGTGCTTTTCGCGCTGTATTCACGGATGGTCCCCGTCCGGTGTATTCCATCAAAGGCGGCATTGGACACACGATGGGAGCGGCGGGGCTCGTGGAGATGCTCATCGCGCAACGCGCGCTCCGGGAAGGGATTGTCCCGCCCACGGTGAACCTGATCGAGGTTGATGACGATGCGCGGGGATGGGCTTCTGACCGACCGCAGCCGGTACGCAGCCGGTCTCTGGCCCTGATGACGAACGCGGGTTTCAGCGGGATCAACACGGCCTTGGTGCTGGATTTATGA
- a CDS encoding radical SAM protein yields the protein MKIRLIYPKWPKLERQTEFHLPPHGPICFAATVPGDDELAFTDEHVEAINFDEKTDLVAISCMLTCQIKRGWEIADRFRARGIPVIFGGIGAMLHAEETRMHADSVFLGEAEGRFGQVLQDLKNNSLKKVYDYQWNFPDMSVVGPARRNILNRERYNYRGVQMVDLIHASRGCRFNCFCCCTPFLGGRKFRPRPIDDVVREVAAIDNNRLFFVDNSLAQNDQWEKDLFKALIPLKKKWVSHPIKDDDEILDLAAEAGCWYVYQAIFDTSDYIRKRVKRLQERGIGVEGTIILGMDEQDEDYVKRLVDFLLEIKLDLAEFTILTPFPNTPVRDALAKEGRILTNDWNQYTGGQVVYQPALMTPTKLQDLYYYAWDTFYEESSQNLKMAKLFLKVIEKEKADGTYRGASLRRRKWQQEEIAETAR from the coding sequence GTGAAGATCAGACTCATTTATCCAAAGTGGCCCAAGCTGGAACGGCAGACGGAGTTCCATCTGCCGCCGCACGGCCCGATCTGTTTTGCGGCCACCGTGCCCGGCGACGATGAGCTTGCGTTCACTGATGAACATGTGGAGGCGATCAATTTTGACGAGAAGACGGACCTGGTCGCCATCTCGTGCATGCTCACGTGCCAGATCAAGCGGGGGTGGGAGATCGCCGACCGGTTCCGCGCGAGGGGGATCCCGGTCATCTTCGGCGGCATCGGCGCCATGCTGCATGCCGAAGAAACCAGGATGCATGCCGATTCCGTGTTCCTCGGCGAGGCCGAGGGCCGTTTTGGACAAGTGCTGCAAGACCTGAAGAACAACAGCCTCAAGAAGGTGTATGACTATCAATGGAACTTTCCCGACATGAGCGTGGTCGGGCCGGCGAGGCGGAATATCCTCAACCGGGAGCGATACAACTATCGTGGCGTGCAGATGGTTGATCTCATTCATGCCTCGCGAGGCTGCCGGTTCAACTGTTTCTGCTGCTGTACCCCGTTCCTGGGCGGACGGAAGTTCCGGCCCCGTCCCATCGATGACGTTGTTCGCGAGGTCGCGGCCATTGATAACAACCGTCTGTTCTTCGTGGACAACTCCCTGGCCCAGAACGATCAGTGGGAGAAGGACCTGTTCAAGGCGTTGATCCCGCTCAAAAAGAAATGGGTCTCTCATCCCATCAAGGACGACGACGAGATCCTGGACCTTGCGGCCGAGGCCGGTTGCTGGTATGTGTACCAGGCCATCTTCGACACGTCGGACTACATCCGGAAGCGCGTAAAGCGGCTGCAGGAGCGCGGCATCGGCGTCGAGGGTACGATCATCCTCGGAATGGATGAACAGGATGAGGATTATGTCAAGCGGCTTGTCGATTTTCTGCTCGAGATCAAGCTGGACCTGGCCGAGTTCACGATCCTGACGCCGTTCCCGAATACACCGGTCCGTGATGCGCTCGCGAAGGAGGGCAGGATCCTGACGAACGACTGGAACCAATACACAGGCGGGCAGGTGGTGTATCAACCGGCACTGATGACGCCGACAAAGCTGCAGGACCTGTATTATTACGCCTGGGACACGTTCTACGAGGAAAGCAGTCAGAACCTCAAGATGGCCAAGCTCTTTCTCAAGGTCATTGAAAAGGAGAAGGCGGACGGAACGTACCGGGGGGCAAGTCTCCGGCGCAGGAAATGGCAGCAGGAAGAGATCGCGGAGACGGCCCGATGA
- a CDS encoding lipid biosynthesis B12-binding/radical SAM protein has product MKILLISANVTLSPYPLYPLGVSIIAAVLTKAGHTVHQADFLQQNNSLEAIGREVREFGPDLVGISVRNIDNVNLMHEQYYIQNVKDLVTTVRGASNAKVLLGGAGFSLIPELILKETGADYGIIGEGEVLAVEFADNAAKGIYPKERLIGSATRLPGAQISSALYDERLLEFYLHSGNIASIQTKRGCTYKCVYCTYPLLEGAVLRRREPRAVVDDIELLRDTFKTKYVFFVDSVFNDDEGAYLEVLVEMERRNINIPWTAFIKPGGLTDEIVARMKKTGFAAAEIGTDAACDTTLRKMGKSFTFDDVIACNELFERHEIAASHFFMFGGPGETEETVQEGIRNILALKKCVAFIFMGIRILPNTPLARLAIKEKLIAPDEGLLKPVYYLSPAVDKEWLEQTLTRAFADVRHCVFPPDKMDNSLQVLHKLGYTGPMWDLLLPGKKPRERIRHAAK; this is encoded by the coding sequence ATGAAGATACTGCTGATCTCGGCCAATGTGACCCTGTCGCCCTACCCGCTCTATCCCCTGGGGGTGAGCATTATAGCGGCCGTGCTCACGAAGGCGGGTCATACGGTTCACCAGGCTGACTTCCTGCAGCAGAACAACTCGCTTGAGGCGATCGGCCGGGAGGTACGGGAGTTCGGACCCGACCTGGTCGGGATATCGGTGCGCAATATCGACAACGTGAATCTCATGCACGAGCAGTATTACATCCAGAACGTAAAGGACCTCGTGACCACGGTCCGGGGGGCCTCGAACGCGAAGGTGCTTCTGGGAGGAGCGGGGTTCTCTCTTATCCCTGAACTGATCCTCAAAGAGACCGGCGCTGATTACGGCATTATCGGTGAAGGCGAGGTCCTGGCGGTTGAGTTTGCCGACAACGCGGCGAAAGGGATCTACCCGAAGGAGCGCCTCATCGGTTCAGCGACCAGGCTCCCGGGCGCGCAGATCAGTTCTGCCCTCTACGATGAGCGGCTGCTCGAATTTTATCTCCACAGCGGCAATATCGCTTCGATCCAGACAAAGCGGGGCTGTACCTATAAATGCGTGTACTGCACGTATCCCCTGCTCGAGGGCGCGGTGCTTCGCAGGAGGGAACCGCGGGCGGTGGTCGACGACATCGAACTCCTGCGCGACACGTTCAAGACCAAATATGTTTTCTTTGTCGATTCCGTGTTCAATGATGATGAGGGCGCGTATCTCGAGGTGCTCGTTGAAATGGAGAGGCGGAACATCAACATCCCCTGGACCGCATTCATCAAGCCCGGGGGCCTGACCGACGAGATCGTCGCACGCATGAAGAAAACCGGGTTCGCCGCGGCCGAGATCGGCACTGACGCGGCCTGCGATACCACGCTCAGGAAGATGGGCAAGAGCTTTACCTTTGATGACGTCATTGCGTGCAATGAACTTTTCGAGCGCCATGAGATCGCCGCGTCGCATTTCTTCATGTTCGGCGGACCGGGGGAGACCGAGGAGACGGTACAGGAAGGGATCAGGAACATCCTGGCCCTGAAAAAATGCGTGGCCTTCATCTTCATGGGCATACGCATCCTGCCTAATACCCCGCTGGCACGTCTGGCGATCAAGGAAAAGCTCATCGCGCCGGATGAGGGGCTGTTAAAGCCCGTCTACTACCTGTCTCCGGCCGTGGATAAAGAATGGCTCGAGCAAACATTGACCAGGGCCTTTGCCGACGTGCGTCATTGCGTGTTTCCGCCCGATAAAATGGACAACAGCCTCCAGGTCCTCCATAAGCTCGGATACACGGGCCCGATGTGGGACCTGCTGCTTCCCGGGAAGAAACCCAGAGAGAGGATACGGCATGCCGCAAAGTAG
- a CDS encoding DUF2062 domain-containing protein, producing MPQSSLLPRDRIWCAVPVYNNRETVRKVAKECRAILQHVVVIDDGSTDVDVAGLLAGLDVVVLKHGKNLGKGQAILTASRYVEDHGGLYLITIDADGQHVPRDIERLIPLIKEDEPGLIIGCRDFNTENVPASSRFGRAFANFWLKVETGLTVDDCQSGFRAYPVQYLNQLRFKGKRYDFEAEALARSAWAGLKLKPVPVSVIYPKPGDRVSSFKPFLDNLRLTGIHSMLVGRRLLPLPHKKLVRDLNAFDLSLWRHPGKVLKMLLLENATPVGLAMSGAIGMFLAVLPLLFVHTLVILYVSMRLNLNKVVSLNIQHLAMPPFIPALCIETGYYLRHGQWLTELSFRTVFEQFSSRLYEWFLGALIIAPLSAVIIGGVIFIAATVIKRVRCANVAKEGY from the coding sequence ATGCCGCAAAGTAGCTTACTACCGCGTGACCGCATCTGGTGCGCAGTGCCGGTCTATAATAACCGGGAAACGGTCAGGAAGGTAGCAAAGGAATGCCGCGCCATCCTGCAGCACGTCGTGGTCATCGATGACGGCAGTACGGACGTTGATGTGGCGGGGCTTCTTGCCGGTCTCGACGTGGTTGTTTTGAAACACGGGAAGAATCTCGGCAAAGGTCAGGCGATCCTTACCGCATCACGCTATGTTGAGGACCACGGCGGTCTGTACCTCATCACGATCGATGCCGATGGTCAGCATGTTCCGAGGGATATCGAGAGATTAATCCCGCTCATCAAGGAGGACGAACCAGGTCTTATCATCGGCTGCAGGGATTTTAATACAGAGAACGTCCCTGCATCGAGCCGTTTCGGCAGAGCGTTCGCGAATTTCTGGCTCAAGGTCGAGACCGGTCTGACCGTGGACGATTGCCAGAGCGGTTTCCGAGCCTATCCTGTTCAGTATCTTAATCAACTGCGCTTCAAGGGAAAGCGCTACGATTTTGAAGCTGAGGCGCTTGCCAGGTCGGCCTGGGCAGGGCTCAAACTTAAACCGGTCCCGGTCAGCGTGATTTATCCAAAGCCCGGGGATCGTGTTTCGAGTTTCAAGCCTTTTCTCGACAACCTGCGCCTCACGGGCATACATTCCATGCTTGTGGGCAGGCGTCTCCTTCCCTTGCCGCACAAGAAGCTGGTAAGGGATCTCAATGCATTCGATCTCTCGCTCTGGCGTCATCCGGGAAAGGTTCTCAAAATGCTCCTGCTTGAGAACGCGACACCGGTCGGCCTGGCGATGTCAGGGGCGATCGGCATGTTTCTTGCCGTTCTTCCGCTCCTGTTCGTGCATACGCTCGTGATCCTCTATGTTTCAATGCGACTCAACCTGAACAAGGTCGTGTCTCTCAACATACAGCACCTGGCCATGCCGCCTTTCATTCCTGCATTGTGCATCGAGACGGGATATTATCTTCGGCACGGTCAGTGGCTCACCGAGCTCTCGTTCAGGACGGTGTTTGAACAGTTCTCATCACGTTTGTACGAGTGGTTTCTCGGAGCTCTGATCATTGCTCCTCTGAGCGCTGTCATTATCGGAGGCGTTATTTTTATCGCCGCGACAGTGATCAAACGGGTAAGGTGCGCGAATGTCGCAAAAGAAGGATATTGA
- a CDS encoding lysophospholipid acyltransferase family protein — translation MSQKKDIERKRGNRLGFWFFRTAVRIFGLRGTYGLLTIVCLYYLAFDHAAVAATKAYVRRRFPDHGVLRQLFDVYLLFVSQGKSLIDRFSVAAGAQEISLEIVGYEKIKALLADGQKGLILLTAHVGNWQVAMTALRGLGRTVYLMMRPEDNVAVKEALNIDSEKETVRIIYTDGAMGGVIEALKAINRGDIVSIMGDRTYGYGSVEASLLGGNVRFPYGAFSLASAAQCPVAVLLSAKVGATKHVTDVSHVIDPPAGKRGNKDAEIHACVQEFARVLEEYSVRYPYQWFVFRDMWKGNI, via the coding sequence ATGTCGCAAAAGAAGGATATTGAGCGGAAGCGGGGCAACCGGCTGGGCTTCTGGTTTTTCCGGACAGCAGTGCGTATCTTCGGCCTCAGGGGGACCTACGGACTGCTCACCATCGTCTGTCTCTACTATCTGGCTTTTGATCATGCGGCAGTTGCCGCGACCAAGGCCTATGTCAGGAGGCGCTTCCCGGACCACGGCGTGCTCCGGCAGCTGTTTGATGTATACTTGCTGTTCGTGAGCCAGGGGAAAAGCCTCATCGACCGTTTCTCCGTGGCCGCCGGCGCACAGGAGATCAGTCTCGAGATCGTCGGATATGAGAAGATCAAAGCGCTCCTGGCAGACGGACAGAAGGGTCTCATTTTGCTGACCGCTCATGTGGGCAACTGGCAGGTGGCGATGACGGCGCTCAGGGGACTTGGACGGACGGTCTACCTGATGATGCGCCCCGAGGACAATGTCGCGGTGAAAGAGGCGCTGAACATCGACAGCGAAAAGGAAACCGTCAGGATCATTTATACCGACGGCGCCATGGGCGGCGTGATAGAAGCCCTGAAGGCCATCAACCGGGGAGACATTGTTTCGATCATGGGAGACCGCACCTACGGATACGGTTCGGTAGAGGCATCGCTGCTCGGCGGGAACGTTCGGTTCCCGTACGGCGCGTTCAGTCTCGCATCCGCAGCGCAATGTCCCGTGGCAGTGCTGCTGTCGGCGAAGGTCGGAGCAACAAAACACGTTACCGATGTCTCGCACGTGATCGATCCTCCCGCGGGAAAGCGGGGAAACAAGGACGCGGAGATTCATGCCTGTGTTCAGGAGTTCGCCCGCGTCCTGGAAGAGTATTCAGTTCGTTACCCCTATCAGTGGTTCGTGTTTCGCGACATGTGGAAGGGGAATATTTAA
- a CDS encoding phosphopantetheine-binding protein translates to MEKNKEQELAAIRKDLKEMIVRDLSLEDIKPEDIKDDEVLFGEGLGLDSLDAVEIVVLLQRNFGMEVKNMDQGKEIFHSIDTMAHFVYDNKNKAS, encoded by the coding sequence ATGGAAAAGAACAAAGAGCAGGAACTGGCGGCAATACGAAAAGATCTCAAGGAGATGATCGTCCGTGACCTTTCGCTGGAAGACATCAAGCCGGAGGATATCAAGGACGATGAGGTCTTGTTCGGCGAAGGGCTTGGGCTGGATTCCCTCGATGCCGTCGAGATCGTCGTGCTGCTGCAGCGCAACTTCGGTATGGAAGTGAAGAACATGGATCAGGGGAAAGAGATATTTCATTCCATTGATACCATGGCCCATTTCGTATATGATAACAAAAACAAAGCATCATAA
- a CDS encoding polysaccharide deacetylase family protein has protein sequence MKRYFIVAWLLVFIVSCVGIGTRETAAPIGSTPLDHLSEGSMAGDRANKSNLTSGLTGSIPLVTFVFDDGNDTDYLVARDIFAEQGAVACSAITTDWINGPGYMTVAQIIGLKDAGWEIMAHTATHPNLRSLSSAQVEGELSRSKATLEGLGLNIKNLVYPYNKNNEMVRAVARRYYRSGRGGRNAVNGAIVDPYDLKSYSIKHDLAGMERFIDRAYAGRSWIIFYQHRVDIKVAVEERHGSFIPGEKLMFSPSGAQGRYEPPAWYLFFGSLYFVPLSGRPGAGDTIIGESSGASARIDRILYDEWAQIRDMIRYVRTRYPDMRIVTIDQGLDILGIAQQAPLAAEIPAQPAYSAR, from the coding sequence ATGAAACGATATTTTATCGTTGCGTGGCTTCTGGTGTTCATTGTTTCCTGCGTCGGCATTGGTACCAGGGAAACCGCAGCACCGATTGGGTCAACCCCGTTAGACCACTTAAGCGAAGGCAGCATGGCGGGGGACAGAGCGAATAAATCCAATTTGACGAGCGGTCTAACGGGGTCAATCCCGCTGGTCACGTTCGTGTTCGACGACGGGAACGATACGGATTATCTGGTTGCAAGGGACATTTTTGCGGAGCAGGGGGCTGTTGCATGCTCGGCGATCACGACGGACTGGATCAACGGACCGGGTTATATGACCGTTGCGCAGATCATCGGGCTCAAGGATGCGGGCTGGGAGATCATGGCCCATACAGCGACCCATCCGAACCTGAGGTCTCTCTCGTCCGCACAGGTCGAAGGTGAATTGTCCCGATCAAAAGCAACGCTCGAAGGTCTGGGGCTGAACATCAAAAACCTCGTCTATCCGTATAACAAGAACAATGAGATGGTAAGGGCGGTTGCGAGACGCTACTATCGTTCAGGACGGGGAGGCAGGAACGCTGTGAATGGGGCAATCGTTGATCCCTATGATCTAAAATCCTATTCAATCAAACATGATCTTGCCGGGATGGAGCGTTTTATCGACCGCGCTTATGCCGGCAGGTCCTGGATCATTTTCTACCAGCATCGGGTGGACATCAAGGTCGCTGTTGAAGAGAGACATGGAAGTTTCATCCCCGGGGAGAAACTAATGTTCAGCCCGTCGGGGGCTCAGGGCAGGTATGAACCGCCGGCCTGGTATTTGTTCTTCGGGTCTTTGTATTTTGTTCCGCTCTCGGGAAGACCGGGGGCGGGGGACACGATCATTGGTGAGTCAAGCGGCGCATCGGCGCGCATCGATCGCATTCTCTACGACGAATGGGCCCAGATCCGCGACATGATACGGTATGTCCGCACGCGCTATCCGGACATGCGGATCGTAACGATCGATCAGGGGCTGGACATTCTGGGTATCGCGCAACAGGCGCCTTTGGCGGCGGAGATTCCGGCACAGCCAGCGTACAGCGCGCGGTAA
- a CDS encoding beta-ketoacyl-[acyl-carrier-protein] synthase family protein gives MQDTSMVITGIGVISAAGNNVAETLSSFELGTRNAGPVTLFPTILKSPAFEVKHLPDAYYLEGWRTLSLALIAVDEAMKDARLADLTGFRVGVCMGTTVASQLNALQFYKAYRENGAAPMISVDRFLKGNLAEYIARRIGARGPQISVVNACSSSTDAIGVALSWLKGGLCDIAIAGGADELNHVPYCGFNSLGIANPGLCAPFDRDRKGLNLGEGAGVMVIETRATARTRGVVSPLFLSGYGTSSDAYHLTAPSPDGVGLRAALHDALAEAGIAPREVGFVNAHGTGTHENDLVEGNVLADVFGQDLIMLSTKGFTGHTLGAAGGIEAVFTAAGLRAGWVPASAGYHTRDEAIPISPVRGKTVITGRFALSTSLAFGGTNAAIVIGREKNA, from the coding sequence ATGCAAGATACCTCAATGGTGATCACAGGCATCGGTGTAATATCCGCTGCGGGAAACAACGTCGCCGAGACGCTCTCGTCCTTTGAGCTTGGGACGAGGAACGCGGGACCGGTGACTCTCTTCCCTACAATTTTGAAATCTCCGGCCTTTGAAGTGAAGCATCTTCCGGATGCATATTATCTGGAAGGGTGGCGGACATTGAGCCTTGCCCTGATCGCTGTTGATGAGGCGATGAAGGACGCGCGTCTTGCCGACCTTACGGGGTTCCGGGTGGGTGTCTGCATGGGAACGACCGTGGCGAGTCAGCTGAACGCCCTGCAGTTCTATAAAGCATACCGCGAGAACGGCGCGGCGCCGATGATATCAGTGGACAGATTTTTAAAGGGCAATCTTGCTGAATATATTGCGCGCAGGATCGGGGCGCGGGGCCCGCAGATCTCCGTGGTGAACGCCTGCTCTTCCTCGACCGACGCGATCGGCGTCGCGCTCTCCTGGCTCAAGGGCGGCCTGTGCGATATTGCGATCGCTGGCGGGGCGGATGAGTTGAACCACGTGCCCTATTGCGGATTCAACTCTCTCGGCATCGCCAATCCCGGTCTTTGCGCGCCCTTTGACCGGGACCGCAAGGGATTAAACCTCGGAGAAGGCGCGGGAGTCATGGTCATCGAAACCAGAGCAACAGCGCGCACGAGGGGCGTTGTATCACCTCTCTTTCTTTCAGGCTATGGCACATCGAGCGACGCCTATCATTTGACCGCGCCAAGTCCCGATGGTGTGGGTTTGAGAGCTGCATTGCATGACGCACTGGCGGAAGCGGGCATCGCACCCCGCGAGGTCGGATTTGTCAATGCCCACGGCACCGGAACCCATGAAAATGATCTGGTCGAAGGAAATGTGCTGGCGGACGTCTTCGGACAGGATCTCATCATGCTGTCGACCAAAGGGTTCACGGGACATACCCTGGGCGCAGCAGGAGGCATCGAGGCCGTGTTTACGGCGGCAGGACTTCGCGCAGGATGGGTTCCGGCCAGCGCGGGTTATCATACCAGGGATGAGGCCATCCCCATTTCTCCTGTGCGGGGAAAGACCGTCATCACCGGACGCTTCGCGCTATCCACTTCGCTGGCCTTCGGGGGCACCAATGCCGCGATCGTGATCGGACGGGAGAAAAACGCATGA
- a CDS encoding beta-ketoacyl synthase chain length factor, which produces MKISGIGLIFTQGLGIESLEKAMQNGWQKPGEVAAHPVMGGTLPAYLVDLATAPVKALLKKVRRSDTLSKMSVVAASDALLNSGIENSARKKIGIIISTAFGPHVTTFDFLDDILDHGDAAVSPTTFSNSVHNAAASYVATSLNIKGPTLTISQFQFSFQAALQLAQAWLDQGRCDHVLAGAVDQYGDVLGYVSDHKLTTAKDGRIKPFTFNPTCQVPGEGAVFFLLSKGNEGNVYCDINAVHTGDDPDRGKSVDINIIDADGMLPDESAYHSSLSTDIPTAAYSPLFGSMMIGSAFNAAAGALMLKQQTRYAAPVLDNPQGIRLLTESGSSHIESIRCIGINCYADRSVIYLSKV; this is translated from the coding sequence ATGAAGATCTCCGGGATCGGCCTGATCTTTACGCAGGGTCTGGGCATAGAAAGTCTTGAGAAGGCCATGCAAAATGGATGGCAAAAGCCGGGTGAAGTGGCTGCTCATCCGGTCATGGGAGGCACGTTGCCGGCGTACCTGGTCGATCTTGCCACGGCGCCCGTTAAAGCGTTGTTAAAGAAAGTGCGGCGCTCGGATACGCTGAGCAAGATGTCCGTGGTCGCAGCGTCGGACGCACTGCTGAACAGCGGGATCGAGAATAGTGCCCGGAAAAAGATCGGCATCATCATTTCAACCGCTTTTGGTCCCCACGTGACCACGTTCGATTTTCTGGACGACATCCTTGACCACGGCGATGCTGCAGTATCGCCGACCACGTTTTCGAACTCGGTACACAATGCAGCGGCCTCCTATGTCGCAACCTCCCTGAACATAAAGGGTCCTACACTGACGATCTCCCAATTCCAGTTCTCGTTCCAGGCGGCGCTGCAGCTTGCGCAGGCATGGCTGGACCAGGGCCGCTGCGATCATGTCCTTGCCGGAGCAGTGGACCAGTACGGAGACGTCCTGGGGTATGTTTCCGATCATAAACTCACGACGGCGAAGGACGGAAGGATCAAACCCTTCACCTTCAATCCCACCTGTCAGGTCCCGGGCGAAGGCGCTGTTTTTTTTCTTTTAAGCAAGGGGAACGAGGGCAACGTGTATTGCGACATCAACGCTGTTCACACGGGCGACGATCCTGATAGAGGGAAGTCCGTCGATATCAACATCATCGATGCCGACGGCATGCTGCCCGACGAGTCCGCGTACCATTCGTCCCTGTCAACGGATATCCCGACAGCGGCCTATTCGCCGCTCTTCGGCAGCATGATGATCGGAAGCGCCTTCAATGCCGCGGCAGGCGCGCTGATGCTGAAACAGCAAACGCGCTACGCCGCTCCGGTGCTGGATAACCCTCAAGGGATCCGCCTTCTCACGGAATCCGGCAGCAGTCATATCGAATCGATACGCTGTATCGGGATCAACTGTTACGCTGACAGGTCGGTGATCTATTTATCAAAGGTGTGA
- a CDS encoding acyl carrier protein: protein MTIQEIEDTLIQGIASITNQEASAVSPDVPFHDLGVDSLGFIEILVFIEKTFKLPLIASDLTRKDFETIHALASFISGKV, encoded by the coding sequence ATGACCATACAGGAAATTGAAGATACCTTAATTCAGGGGATCGCTTCGATCACGAACCAGGAGGCATCGGCCGTTTCTCCTGATGTACCGTTCCACGATCTGGGGGTCGATTCGCTCGGGTTCATCGAGATCCTCGTGTTCATTGAAAAGACCTTTAAACTGCCGCTGATCGCATCGGACCTGACCAGGAAGGACTTTGAGACCATTCACGCCCTGGCTTCGTTCATCAGCGGAAAAGTGTAG